The nucleotide window TGGTAGGATGAAGCTTTAACAAGGAAATCTTTTACTGAGCTGAATGATTCTATGCAGTAGAATTCGTCTTCGATTAATCTGTGAGAGGATTCTACATCGACATTAGTATTGGGGTAATATGTCCGTAGGATCCCTAATCGGGAGAGATCTGTATTACCTCTAAAGGTTTTAATCTTATTTCCTTTAGAAATCGTATAATGTTATTCTGTCTTTTAGGTTGTTATTTGCTATGATACTATCCGTAGGATCCCTAATCGGGATAGGTTATGTCTTTTCTACTTATCTTTGATTCTCTTTCCAAAAATCTCACAGAGCATAGCCTTTCCTCGGGCTATGCTCTCATCACTCATTACCCTTAATTTAATCAATCCTATTGTACCACCATGTGCATGAACTTTCCCATTTGCTCTAAATTTTGGCTTGTAAAAATATTGAATAGTATTTAAAATTGTGGGCTAAATAAGGAGTGTGTTATGGCGAGGTTAACAGTAGATGATATTAGTGTAAAAGACAAGAGAGTTTTGGTCAGAGTTGACTTTAATGTACCACTTGATGAAAAACAAAATATAACTGATGATTACCGTATCAGAGCTGCTTTGCCCACAATTAAAAAGCTGATTAGTGACGGTGGAAAAGTAATTTTAATGTCTCATCTTGGTAGACCTAAAGGAGAAAGAAAACCTGAATTGAGCTTAAAACCAGTTGCAAAAAGATTGCAGGAATTGTTACAGGGAACAAAAGTTTATTTTGTCGAAGATTGCATTGGTGATGAAGTTAAAAAGGCTGTAGATACTCTTAAACCTGGTGAGGTTTTACTATTAGAAAATGTGAGGTTTTACAAAGGGGAAGAGAAGAATGATCCAGAGTTTGCAAAAAAACTTGCTGAACTGGGTGATGTCTATGTAAATGATGCTTTTGCTACTGCTCATAGAGCTCATGCTTCTACAGCGGGTGTTGCAGAGTTGTTGGAAGTAAAAGCCGCAGGTTACTTACTGGAAAAAGAGTTAAAATATCTAAAAGATTATCTTGAAAATCCTGAGCAACCATACACAGCCATACTCGGTGGCGCAAAGGTATCAGGTAAGATAGAGATAATTGAAAGACTTATTGGAAAGGTAAAGTATTTATTGATCGGCGGTGGAATGAGCTATACATTTTTAAAAGCATTGGGATATGAAATTGGAAAATCACTTCTTGAAGAGGATAAAATTGATTTAGCAAAAAGCACAATGGAAAAAGCTAAGAACTTAGGATGTGAATTGATATTACCGACGGATGTAGTTGTAGTTTCTGAAATGTCTTCGGATGCTGATATCGAAGTTATTAATTTTAAAAATATTCCTTCTGATAAAATGGGTGTAGATATTGGTCCAGAGACAGTTGCTACTTTTAATGAGATTATTGAAAAGAGTAAAACTATTCTTTGGAATGGTCCATTGGGCGTATTCGAAATTGAAAAATTCTCTACAGGTACAGAATCGGTAGCAAGGAAGGTTGCTGAGGTTACAGAAAAGGGAGTAATTACAATTCTTGGTGGGGGAGATACTGCTTCTGCAGTTAAAAAATTTGGACTTGCTGATAAATTCACGCATGTTTCAACAGGTGGTGGAGCATCACTTGAGTTATTAGCTGGAGAGGAGTTAATTCCAATCAAATTATTAGAAAGGGAATGAGACATGAGGAATATAATTGTTGCCGGGAACTGGAAAATGAATAAAACAATAGATGAATCTGTCGATTTTGTCAAAACTTTACAGGAGAAAATTTCCACGCAGATTAAACCTGAAGTGCTCATTTTTCCGCCATTCACTTCCCTATATGCTGTTAATGTGAACATTGACAAGAATAAAATAAAACATGGAGCCCAGAACATGCATTTTGAAAAATCTGGAGCTTTTACAGGTGAAATCTCTGCAGATATGATTAAATCTTGTGGTTGTGAGTATGTTATATTAGGTCATTCAGAAAGAAGACATATTTTTATGGAATCTGATGGAATTATTTCCAAAAAAGTTGCTACTGCTCTTGAAAATGGGTTAAAGCCAGTTATTTGTATAGGAGAGAAGCTTGAAGAGAGGCAGGCAGGTAAGACTGAAGAAGTGTTAAAAAGACAATTTGAATCCGCCTTTTCAAATGTTTCTGATGAGCAGGTAAAGGACTGTATAATTGCTTATGAGCCTGTTTGGGCAATTGGCACTGGTATAAATGCCACCCCTGAGCAGGCATCTGATGCCCATATTTTTGTAAGATCATTATTAAAAGAAAATTATACTGATGAAGTCGCTGAATCAACACCGATACTATATGGCGGCAGTGTGAAACCTGAAAATTGTAGGGAACTTTTTGAAAAAGATGATGTAGATGGTTTTTTGATAGGTGGTGCTAGTTTGAAAATCGATTCATTTTTAAGTATAATTTTAACAGTAAATGAAATGATATCTTGAGGTAGGTATGTATACATTTTTAATAATTTTACACGTTCTTATTTGTATACTATTGGTAATCTCAGTGTTAATGCAAGCAAGTAAGGGTGGTGGTCTTTCAGGAACTTTTGGTGGTCTGGGTTCAAGTGCAATTTTTGGAGGTAGAGAGGCAGCAACGTTCCTATCAAAGGTTACGACAAGTTTAACAGTTGCATTTTTTATTGTAACGATAATTATTGCACTACTTTCCGCTCCCAGGGGTCAAGCCGAGAGTATAATAAAAAAACAGGCTGAGAAAGGAGCTATCCCAAGTGCTACTCTTCCTGTTCCAGAGGGTAGTTTACCACAGGTGCAAACACCAATACAGGATAATGAGAAGTAATAAATTATATAACAAAATTTGCCGAAGTGGTGGAACTGGTAGACACGCACGTTTGAGGGGCGTGTGGGGAAACCCGTGCGGGTTCGAGTCCCGCCTTCGGCACAAAGTATTTAAATTAAAGGGGAAAGATATGATTTCTAGGAGTTTTAAATTTTTAATAATTATATCTTTTATTTTAATGATTACAAATTTATTTGCTCAGGTATCTTCTGACCCGTTGATGGAAGCATATGATCTTTATAAAGCGGGGAAATATGCAGAGTCTCTTGAAAAATGTCGGGCGTTAATTAAATTAGAGCCAGATTATCCTGCAGCTATCTTTCTTTTAAGTAAGATATATTTTAATCTGGGAGAATTGGATAGTGCCAGAAATTATATAGATAAAGCAATCTCCCTAGATCCGGCAAATCAGGAATTCCGTAAGGAAAGAGAGAATATGTCAAATTTTATTTCAAAACTTGCAGAAGCATCCAGGTTATATAATAATGCCAAATATGAGGAAGCAGAGAAAATTTATTTAGAGATAATAAAGTTAAATCCAAATTTTGCTGATTCATATTATTTACTGGCAAGAGTTTATGTTAAACTTGGTAAGTATAAGGAAGCAAAAGTCTACTTTACGAAAGCTCTTGAGCTCAAGCCTGACGAAAAAAAATATCTTGATAACTACAATGCAATAGTAAAGCAATTACTATACGAAGGTAATCAGCTGCAAAAAAGTAGGGATTACAGAGGTGCGATAGAGAAGTTTAAAAATGCAATTAGTCTAAAACCTGACGATTATCTTGCATATTATTTAACCAGTGTCGTTTATTTGTTAATAAAAGATTATGACTCCACCTTTAAATACATCCATAAAGCAATTGAGCTAAACAAAGAGTATCCAAAGGCTTACTTGGTAAAAGGTAAAGCACATTATTATAAAGGTGAGTATCAAAAAGCAATAGAGTCTTTTAAAATGGCTTTGGAAATCGATCCGGAATATGTGGATGCATTAAAAAATCTGGGAATTGTATATTATAAAATGAGGAATTTAGATGAAGCATTGAAATATTATTTTGAAGCATTAAAACATGAAAAAAATGATGCAAATATATATGAGAATATTGGAGCTATACTAAATGAACAGAAGAAGTATGAAGAATCAATAAAATATTTAAAAAAAGCTGTTGAACTTGATCCAAGAGATAATGGTAGCTGGCTTAGATTAGCTCAGGCTTACAATTTCTTAGGCTTACCTGAGAAAGCAAAGGAAACTGTAAATAGAGCTTTACAGATAAAACCACGATGGGCTCCAGCACTAATCGAGCTTGGATTAGCGGAGAAGGCGCTAGGGAATAAAAGCGCAGCAAAGCAGGCATTTCTGATGGCTGCAAGAGATCCAAGATACAAAAAATACGCCGAGTA belongs to Candidatus Neomarinimicrobiota bacterium and includes:
- a CDS encoding phosphoglycerate kinase; translated protein: MARLTVDDISVKDKRVLVRVDFNVPLDEKQNITDDYRIRAALPTIKKLISDGGKVILMSHLGRPKGERKPELSLKPVAKRLQELLQGTKVYFVEDCIGDEVKKAVDTLKPGEVLLLENVRFYKGEEKNDPEFAKKLAELGDVYVNDAFATAHRAHASTAGVAELLEVKAAGYLLEKELKYLKDYLENPEQPYTAILGGAKVSGKIEIIERLIGKVKYLLIGGGMSYTFLKALGYEIGKSLLEEDKIDLAKSTMEKAKNLGCELILPTDVVVVSEMSSDADIEVINFKNIPSDKMGVDIGPETVATFNEIIEKSKTILWNGPLGVFEIEKFSTGTESVARKVAEVTEKGVITILGGGDTASAVKKFGLADKFTHVSTGGGASLELLAGEELIPIKLLERE
- a CDS encoding triose-phosphate isomerase — protein: MRNIIVAGNWKMNKTIDESVDFVKTLQEKISTQIKPEVLIFPPFTSLYAVNVNIDKNKIKHGAQNMHFEKSGAFTGEISADMIKSCGCEYVILGHSERRHIFMESDGIISKKVATALENGLKPVICIGEKLEERQAGKTEEVLKRQFESAFSNVSDEQVKDCIIAYEPVWAIGTGINATPEQASDAHIFVRSLLKENYTDEVAESTPILYGGSVKPENCRELFEKDDVDGFLIGGASLKIDSFLSIILTVNEMIS
- the secG gene encoding preprotein translocase subunit SecG, with the protein product MYTFLIILHVLICILLVISVLMQASKGGGLSGTFGGLGSSAIFGGREAATFLSKVTTSLTVAFFIVTIIIALLSAPRGQAESIIKKQAEKGAIPSATLPVPEGSLPQVQTPIQDNEK
- a CDS encoding tetratricopeptide repeat protein, with translation MISRSFKFLIIISFILMITNLFAQVSSDPLMEAYDLYKAGKYAESLEKCRALIKLEPDYPAAIFLLSKIYFNLGELDSARNYIDKAISLDPANQEFRKERENMSNFISKLAEASRLYNNAKYEEAEKIYLEIIKLNPNFADSYYLLARVYVKLGKYKEAKVYFTKALELKPDEKKYLDNYNAIVKQLLYEGNQLQKSRDYRGAIEKFKNAISLKPDDYLAYYLTSVVYLLIKDYDSTFKYIHKAIELNKEYPKAYLVKGKAHYYKGEYQKAIESFKMALEIDPEYVDALKNLGIVYYKMRNLDEALKYYFEALKHEKNDANIYENIGAILNEQKKYEESIKYLKKAVELDPRDNGSWLRLAQAYNFLGLPEKAKETVNRALQIKPRWAPALIELGLAEKALGNKSAAKQAFLMAARDPRYKKYAEYELQRLK